The DNA window GAGCACTTCCTTGGTAAGGAAGTGGTCACCTGTTCAGTTCCGGTCGTGGGCTCCATAAATTTTTAAACGGAGGTCCTCTATGGCTAAGAAAAAGTTTGTAAGAAACAAACCCCACGTGAATATTGGAACTATTGGACACATAGACCACGGCAAGACCACCCTCACCTCTGCCATTACCAGGTGTCTGGCCAATAAAGGGTTTGCCA is part of the Pseudomonadota bacterium genome and encodes:
- a CDS encoding GTP-binding protein, which produces MAKKKFVRNKPHVNIGTIGHIDHGKTTLTSAITRCLANKGFA